In the Cellulomonas sp. C5510 genome, GCCGTCCAGGGCGGCGAGGGCACCATCGGCTACGCCGACGCCTCGAAGGCCGGCGACCTCGGCATCGTCTCGCTCGGCGTCGGCGACTCCTTCGTCGCGCCGACCGAGGAGGCCGCCGCGGCCGCGCTCGACGTCTCGCCGCGTGACGAGACCCGCGAGGACGGCGACATCGTCATCGCGATCGACCGCGAGACGACCGCCGAGGGTGCCTACCCGCTGATCCTCGCCTCGTACCTGGTCGTCTGCCAGGCGTACGACACCCAGGAGGACGTCGACCTGGTCAAGGCGTTCGCCACCTACGTCGCCAGCGCGGAGGGCCAGTCGGCCTCCGAGTCCGCCGCGGGGTCCGCGCCGATCTCCGACACGCTGCGCGCCGACGTCCAGGCCTCGATCGACGCGATCAGCCTGGCGTCCTGAGCCGGAAGGGACCGGCGGCCGCGACCCGGCCGCCGGTCCCTTCCGTGGCCGGTCCACACCTGTGGGCCGGCCCTCGGCGCGAAGGCCCGCTCCTCCCCCTCCCCCTGGAGACAGTGTGACCAGCACCCAGCCCCGCACGGGGACCCCTCGGCCGGACACGGACCCGGCCGCTGCCGCCGCCCGCCGCGGGCGCAACCGCCCCGCGGACCGTGGCGGCAGCCGTGTGTTCCGGTGGCTCGCCACCGGGGCCGGCGTCCTGATCCTCGTGATCCTCGCCGCCGTCGCCGTGTTCCTCGTCCAGCGGGCGTGGCCCGCCCTCAGCGCGGACCCGGCCGACCTCGCGGACACGGTGAGCTGGTTCCCGGAGGACACGTCCCTGCTCGGCTTCGTGGGGCCGCTGGTCTTCGGCTCGCTGCTCGCCGCGGCTCTCGCCCTGCTGCTGGCGACGCCGGTCGCGATCGGCATCGCGCTGTTCATCTCGCACTACGCCCCGCGGCGTCTCGCGACCGCCCTCGGCTACGTGGTCGACCTGCTGGCCGCCATCCCGTCGGTCGTCTACGGCCTGTGGGGCGGGCTCGTGCTCAGCCCGCTGGTGCAGCCGCTGTGGGCGTTCCTGGGGGAGTACCTCGGCTGGATCCCGTTCTTCGCCGGTGCCGTCTCCCCGACGGGCCGCGTGATGATGACGGTCGGCGTGGTGCTGGCGGTGATGATCCTGCCGATCATCACGGCGATCTGCCGCGAGGTGTTCCTGCAGACGCCGCGCCTGCACGAGGAGGCCGCCCTGGCCCTCGGTGCGACGCAGTGGGAGATGGTGCGGATGGCCGTGCTGCCGTTCGCGCGCTCCGGCATCGTGTCCGCCGCCATGCTCGGCCTGGGCCGCGCGCTCGGCGAGACCATGGCCGTGCTGATGATCCTGTCGCCGGGGTTCCTCTACTCGTTCCAGCTGCTCGCCGCGGGCCAGCAGCAGACCATCGCCGCGAACATCGCCGCCCAGTTCCCGGAGGCGAACCAGACCGGCGTCGCCACGCTCATCGCGACCGGCCTGGCGCTGTTCGTCATCACCCTGGCCGTGAACATGGCCGCCCGCGCGATCGTCGCGCGGCGCAAGGACTTCTCGGGGGCCAACTGACATGACCGCCACCACCCCCGCGGCACCCGCCGGCCCGGCGGCGGACGGCTCCGCCACGCTGCGCGAGCTGCTGCAGACCACCGACCGGCGCCGCCGGCGCACCGACGTCGTCATGCGCGTCCTGGTCACCGCGGCGTTCCTGCTCGCGATGCTGCCGCTCGTCTCGCTGACGTGGACCGTGGTGTCCCGCGGCATCGGCCGGATGAACGCCGACTTCCTCCTGTACTCCATGCGCGGCGTCTACGGCGGCATGGACGCGGGCGGCATCTACCACGCGATCGTCGGCACCCTGCTGATCACGTTGTTCGCGACGCTCATCTCCGTGCCGATCGGCCTGCTCGCCGCGATCTACCTCGTCGAGTACGGGCGCGGCGCCCTGGCCCGGCTCATCACGTTCCTCGTCGACGTCATGACCGGCATCCCGTCGATCGTCGCCGGCCTGTTCGCCTACGCCCTGTTCGCGCTCATCTTCGGGCCCGGCGTGCGGATGGGCCTCGTCGGCTCCGTCGCGCTGTCGGTGCTGATGATCCCCGTGGTCATCCGCTCCAGCGAGGAGATGCTCCGGCTCGTGCCGAACGAGCTGCGCGAGGCGTCGCTGGCCCTGGGCGTGCCGCGCTGGCTCACGATCATCAAGGTCGTGCTGCGGACCTCCGTCGCGGGCCTCACCACCGGCGTCATGCTGGCGATCGCCCGCGTCATCGGCGAGACCGCGCCGCTGCTGCTCACCGTCGGCGTCGTCGACTCCATCAACACCAACCTGTTCGACGGCCGCATGATGACGCTGCCCGTCTACGTGTACCGGCAGTACGCCCAGGGCCTCGTGCCGTGCTCCGCCGACGACCTGGCGTGCGTCCCCGACATCACCCTCCAGCGGGCGTGGGCGGCGGCCCTCACCCTGTTCCTCATCGTCATGCTGCTGAACCTCGTGGGACGCCTCGTCAACCGCTGGTTCGCACCGAAGGCCCGCTGACCTCCCCGACCTCCCCTTCTGACCCGGCAAGGAGACGACCGATGGCCCAGCGCATCGACGTCAAGAACCTGAACATCTTCTACGGCTCGTTCCGCGCCGTGGCCGACGTGGACATGACCATCGAGCCCCGTTCGGTCACCGCGTTCATCGGCCCGTCCGGCTGCGGCAAGTCGACGTTCCTGCGCACCCTGAACCGGATGCACGAGGTGATCCCCGGCGCCCGCGTCGAGGGCACCGTCGCCGTCGAGGGGGTCGACCTGTACGGCTCGGACATCGACCCGGTGGCGGTCCGCCGCCAGGTCGGCATGGTGTTCCAGCGTCCGAACCCGTTCCCGACCATGTCGATCGCCGAGAACGTGCTCGCGGGCATCCGCCTGAACAACCGCCGGATCTCGAAGGGGGACGCGAACGACCTCGTCGAGCAGTCCCTGCGCGGGGCGAACCTCTGGAACGAGGTGAAGGACCGCCTCGACCGGCCCGGCTCCGGCCTGTCCGGCGGTCAGCAGCAGCGGCTGTGCATCGCGCGGGCCATCGCGGTGAAGCCGCAGGTGCTGCTCATGGACGAGCCGTGCTCGGCGCTCGACCCCATCTCGACGCTCGCGATCGAGGACCTCATCGCGGAGCTGAAGTCGCAGTACACGATCGTGATCGTCACGCACAACATGCAGCAGGCGGCGCGCGTGTCCGAGAAGACGGCGTTCTTCAACATCGCGGGCACGGGCCAGCCGGGGCGGCTGATCGAGATCGACGACACCGCGACGATGTTCTCGTCCCCGAAGGAGCAGGCGACCGAGGACTACATCTCGGGCCGCTTCGGCTGACGGGCCGTCCCCGGGCGACAGCAGCCCCCGCCCGGTCACCGGGCGGGGGCTGCTGTCGTCTGCTGTGGCGCACCCGCGTCCGCGTGCGACGGGGACCGGTGGGGCCGGCGGGGTGGTCCTGGGCGCCGTCCCCGCGGGCCCTCAGGCGCCGGTGCCGCCGTCGGCCGCCGGCACGAGGTCGGCGTACTCCGGGAGCGTGCCGTCGAGCACGGGCACGGGGACGCCGACCTCGCCGTCGGTGCCGGTGCTGAGGGTCACGTCGGCGACCGCGCCGGGCGCCGCGGGCGTCGTGAGCACGACCTCGTCCCCGTCGGAGCCTCCGAGCAGGACGGTGTCGCCGGCGGGCAGCCACACGCGGGCGCTCTCCTCGCCGAGGGCGACCGTCACCGTCACACCGTCGTCGCCGCGGTTCGACAGCGCTCCCTGCAGGGCGCCCGGGGCGTCGGCGTCGGCGGCCACCAGCAGGAGGTTCTCCGCGGTCACGGTGCCGAGCGTCGCCCGCACGCCGTCGGACGCCGAGTACGCGTCCATCGACGTGATCTCGTTGGTGGCGGAGCACCCGGTCAGGGCGGCCGCCAGGACGACGACCGCGCCGGCGAGGACGGGACGGGTGGACGTGCGGCTGCGGGCCACGGTGACTCCTCGGGTGTCGGGACGACGGGGGCGCGCTGCGGTGCGCGGACGCTCGGGCGCACGCGGGGGCGTGCGGTGCTGAGCCTACGTGGGCGGGGTGCGGGTCCGCACGACCCCGCCGCCGGGGGGAGTCGGCAGGGCGGTCGGCCGGGGCTCCCGTGCGAGGAGCCGGCCCGACGGGCGGCGGGCGGCCGTCGCCGCAGGTCACAGGGCTCGTGAGCGCGGTAGAGGCCTGGTCGGAGACTAGCCACGACCGGGCGCGGATGCGCGCGCTGCGCCCGGCGTGTCGGACCCCTGACGAGGTCGGCAACGCTCTGACCTGCGCAAACGTCGGAGATCTCCACCAAGTCCCCCCGAGTCCGCGTGATAGACTGGGCTTCCGCGAAAGGGGACACCTGCAGATGACTTTCACTGTTGGGGAGACTGTTGTCTACCCGCACCACGGTGCAGCGCTGATCGAGGAGATCAAGACCAGGACCATCCGCGGCGAGGACAAGATCTACCTCAAGCTGAAGGTCGCCCAGGGTGACCTGACCATCGAGGTGCCGGCGGAGAACGTCGACCTCGTGGGTGTGCGTGACGTCGTGGGCCAGGAGGGCCTGGACCGGGTGTTCGAGGTGCTGCGCGCCCCGTACACGGAGGAGCCGACCAACTGGTCCCGCCGCTACAAGGCGAACCTGGAGAAGCTGGCGTCCGGCGACGTCATCAAGGTCGCCGAGGTCGTGCGCGACCTGTCCCGCCGGGACGCCGACCGCGGGCTGTCCGCGGGCGAGAAGCGCATGCTCGCGAAGGCCCGGCAGATCCTCGTCTCGGAGCTCGCGCTCGCCGAGCACACCGAGGAGGAGAAGGCCGAGGCCATCCTCGACGAGGTGCTCGCGTCCTGACCCCGCGCTGACCACGCGCGCATGTCGACCGCCGCGATCCTCACCGCCGCCGGCAGCGGGACGCGCCTCGGGCTGCCCGGGCCCAAGGCGCTGGCCGAGGTCGGCGGGGCCCCGCTCGTGCGGCACGCCGCGCACCGGCTGGCGGCGTCGGGCGTGATCGCGTCCGTGGTGGTGACCGTGCCGCCCGGGTGCACCGACGCGTTCCGGGCCGCGCTCGGCGACGTGGGTGTGCCCGTCGTCCTCGTCGAGGGGCAGGCGGCGTCCCGGCAGGCCTCCGTGGCCGTCGGGCTCGCCGCTGTGCCGCCCGAGGCCGACGTGGTGCTCGTGCACGACGCGGCTCGTGCGCTCGCCTCACCCGCGCTGGTCCGGTCCGTGGAGCGTGCCGTCCGGGCGGGGCACCCGGCGGTCGTCCCGGGGCTGCCCGTGACGGACACGGTCAAGCAGGTCGGCGAGTCCCGCGACGGCGCCGCGCCCGTCGTCGCGACGGTCGAGCGAGCCGCGCTGCGTGCGGTGCAGACCCCGCAGGGGTTCGACCGGACGCTGCTCGACGCGGCACACGCCGCCGGGGCGCACCGGGCCACGGACGAGGCCACCGCGGCGACCGACGACGCCGCCCTCGTCGAGGCGCTCGGCGAGCAGGTGTGGGTCGTTCCCGGCGACGAGTCCGCCGCCAAGATCACGACGCCGCGGGACCTGGCGGTCGCGGAGCTGCTCGCGCGCGCCGAGGTGCCGGCGTGAGCGGGCTGCCGCGCACCGGCGTCGGCGTGGACGTCCACGGCTACGACCCCGACCCGGCTCCCGGCGCGGTCCTGCACCTCGCGGGCCTGGCCTGGCCCGGCGAACGCCCGCTCGCGGGGCACTCCGACGCCGACGTCGCCGCGCACGCCGCCGCGGACGCGCTGCTGTCCGCCGCCGCGGTGGGTGACCTCGGCTCGGTGTTCGGGACGTCGCGGCCCGAGTGGGCGGGAGCGGCGGGGACCTCCCTGCTCGCCGAGGCCGCACGGCTGGTCCGCGAGGCGGGGTTCGAGATCGGCAACGTCGCCGTCCAGGTGATCGGCACCAGGCCGCGCCTCGGCCCCCGGCGCGCCGAGGCGGAGGCCGTGCTGTCCGCCGCTGCCGGGGCACCGGTGTCGGTGTCGGCGACGACCACCGACGGTCTCGGGCTCACCGGCCGGGGGGAGGGCGTCGCCGCGATCGCGACCGCCCTGGTGGCCCCGCGCGCCTGACGCCACGCGGGCGCGCGGCTGACCGCGCGGTCGATCGGTCGGCACCCGGAGCCCGCGCGCGAGTCGCGCGCCCGGTCCGGGTCACCGGCCGGCACCGCCGCCGGCACCGGCCCCCGGTAGCCTTGACCCTCGTGAGCCTGCGCCTGTTCGACACCGCCACCCGCGAGGTGCGCGACTTCGTCCCCGTGGTACCGGGCCGGGTCGGCATCTACCTGTGCGGCGCGACCGTGCAGGCACCGCCGCACATCGGGCACGTCCGCTCCGCGGTGGCGTTCGACGTGCTGGTCCGGTGGCTGCGGCGCACCGGCCACGACGTCACGCTCGTGCGCAACGTCACCGACATCGACGACAAGATCCTGGCCCGCTCCGCGGAGGCCGGTGTCCCGTGGTGGGCGTGGGCGATGCAGAACGAGCGCGCGTTCACCGCGGCGTACGACGCGCTCGGTGTGCTGCCCCCGACGTACGAGCCGCGCGCGACCGGGCACGTGCCGGCGATGGTCGCGCTCATGCAGCGACTGGTCGACACCGGCCACGCGTACGTCGCGGCCGAGGGGGACGTGTACTTCGACGTGCGCTCCTACGCCGACTACGGCTCGCTGACCAGCCAGCGGCTCGACGACATGGCGCCGGCCCCCGACGGCAGGGCGGACGACAAGCGCGACCCGCACGACTTCGCGCTCTGGAAGGCGTCGAAGCCCGGCGAGCCCGCCACGGCCGCCTGGGACACCCCGTTCGGTCGCGGCCGCCCCGGCTGGCACCTCGAGTGCTCCGCGATGGCGCAGCGCTACCTCGGCGACACGTTCGACATCCACGGCGGCGGCCTGGACCTGCGGTTCCCGCACCACGAGAACGAGCAGGCGCAGTCCCGCGCGGCCGGCTACGGGTTCGCCCGGTACTGGCTGCACAACGGCTGGGTGACGCAGTCGGGCGCGAAGATGAGCAAGTCGCTCGGCAACGGGCTGCTGGTCGACGTGCTGCTGGAGACGGTGCGCCCGGCCGTCGTCCGGTATGCGCTCACCGCGGTGCAGTACCGCTCGATGCTGGAGTGGACCGCCGACACGCTCGTCGAGTCGGAAGCCACGTGGGACCGGCTCGCCGGCTTCGTGGAGCGTGCTGCCGAGCGTGTCCCGGGCGAGGTCACCGCCGCCGAGCTCGCCGCCGCGGAGCTCCCCGCCCCGTTCGCGGCCGCGCTCGACGACGACCTCAACGTGCCCGCCGCGCTCGCGGTGGTGCACGAGCACCTGCGGGCCGGCAACACCGCGCTCGCCTCCGGGGACGACGTGGCGGTCCGCGCGGAGCTGGTCTCCGTCCGGGCGATGCTCGACGTGCTCGGGCTCGACCCGGCGAGCCCGCAGTGGGCCGCCGGCACCACCGACGACCGCCACGCGGCCGCCCTGGACGCGCTCGTGCGCGCCGAGCTGGACGCCCGCGCCGCCGCGCGTGCCGCCCGGGACTGGGCGACCGCCGACGCGATCCGTGACCGACTCGCGGCCGCCGGGGTGGCCGTCGAGGACTCCGCCACCGGCGCGCGCTGGTCCCTGGCCGCGCGCCCCACCACCGAGGACGAGGACTGATGGCCGGCAACTCCCAGCGCCGAGGCGCGACCCGCAAGGCGGGTTCCAAGAAGGGCGCGACCGTCGGATCGGGCGGCCAGCGCCGTCGCGCGCTCGAGGGCCGCGGCCCGACACCGAAGGCCGAGGAGCGCGAGTACCACCCGGCGGCGAAGCGGAAGGCCGCGGCCGAGCGGCGTCAGTCCGCCGCCGGGCGGGCGGGCCGGCCGACCGGCCGCGGCGGCTCCGGAGGGGGGCGCAACCGCAGCGGGTCCGTCACCGAGGTCGTCGCGGGGCGGAACTCCGTCGTCGAGGCCCTGCGTGCCGGCATCCCCGTGTCCGCCGTGTACGTCGCGACCCGGCTCGAGGGCGACGACCGCACGCGGGAGATCCTCCGGACCGCCGCCGACGAGGGCTACCCGCTGCTCGAGGTCACGAAGCCGGAGCTCGACCGCATGACCGACGGGGCCGTGCACCAGGGCGTGGCCGTGCAGGTACCGCCGTACGACTACGGCGACGTGGAGGACCTGCTCGACGTCGCGGCGGCGAGCGACCGTGCCCCGCTGATCGTCGCGCTCGACGGAGTCACCGACCCCCGCAACCTCGGAGCGGTCCTGCGCTCCGCGGGCGCCTTCGGCGCGCACGGCGTGCTGGTGCCCGAGCGCCGCTCGGCCGGTGTGACGGCGTCCGCGTGGAAGGTCTCCGCCGGCGCCGCCGCCCGCGTCCCGGTGGCGCGGGCCACCAACCTGGTGCGGGCGCTGGAGCGGCTGCACGAGGCGGGCTGCTTCGTGGTCGGCCTCGACGGCGGCGGCGACGTCG is a window encoding:
- the ispD gene encoding 2-C-methyl-D-erythritol 4-phosphate cytidylyltransferase; translation: MSTAAILTAAGSGTRLGLPGPKALAEVGGAPLVRHAAHRLAASGVIASVVVTVPPGCTDAFRAALGDVGVPVVLVEGQAASRQASVAVGLAAVPPEADVVLVHDAARALASPALVRSVERAVRAGHPAVVPGLPVTDTVKQVGESRDGAAPVVATVERAALRAVQTPQGFDRTLLDAAHAAGAHRATDEATAATDDAALVEALGEQVWVVPGDESAAKITTPRDLAVAELLARAEVPA
- a CDS encoding CarD family transcriptional regulator — its product is MTFTVGETVVYPHHGAALIEEIKTRTIRGEDKIYLKLKVAQGDLTIEVPAENVDLVGVRDVVGQEGLDRVFEVLRAPYTEEPTNWSRRYKANLEKLASGDVIKVAEVVRDLSRRDADRGLSAGEKRMLAKARQILVSELALAEHTEEEKAEAILDEVLAS
- the rlmB gene encoding 23S rRNA (guanosine(2251)-2'-O)-methyltransferase RlmB, coding for MAGNSQRRGATRKAGSKKGATVGSGGQRRRALEGRGPTPKAEEREYHPAAKRKAAAERRQSAAGRAGRPTGRGGSGGGRNRSGSVTEVVAGRNSVVEALRAGIPVSAVYVATRLEGDDRTREILRTAADEGYPLLEVTKPELDRMTDGAVHQGVAVQVPPYDYGDVEDLLDVAAASDRAPLIVALDGVTDPRNLGAVLRSAGAFGAHGVLVPERRSAGVTASAWKVSAGAAARVPVARATNLVRALERLHEAGCFVVGLDGGGDVAMGDLPYATDPLVLVVGSEGKGLSRLVREHCDAIASIPIASEVESLNAGVAAGIALYEVARHRAS
- the pstB gene encoding phosphate ABC transporter ATP-binding protein PstB, whose protein sequence is MAQRIDVKNLNIFYGSFRAVADVDMTIEPRSVTAFIGPSGCGKSTFLRTLNRMHEVIPGARVEGTVAVEGVDLYGSDIDPVAVRRQVGMVFQRPNPFPTMSIAENVLAGIRLNNRRISKGDANDLVEQSLRGANLWNEVKDRLDRPGSGLSGGQQQRLCIARAIAVKPQVLLMDEPCSALDPISTLAIEDLIAELKSQYTIVIVTHNMQQAARVSEKTAFFNIAGTGQPGRLIEIDDTATMFSSPKEQATEDYISGRFG
- the cysS gene encoding cysteine--tRNA ligase → MSLRLFDTATREVRDFVPVVPGRVGIYLCGATVQAPPHIGHVRSAVAFDVLVRWLRRTGHDVTLVRNVTDIDDKILARSAEAGVPWWAWAMQNERAFTAAYDALGVLPPTYEPRATGHVPAMVALMQRLVDTGHAYVAAEGDVYFDVRSYADYGSLTSQRLDDMAPAPDGRADDKRDPHDFALWKASKPGEPATAAWDTPFGRGRPGWHLECSAMAQRYLGDTFDIHGGGLDLRFPHHENEQAQSRAAGYGFARYWLHNGWVTQSGAKMSKSLGNGLLVDVLLETVRPAVVRYALTAVQYRSMLEWTADTLVESEATWDRLAGFVERAAERVPGEVTAAELAAAELPAPFAAALDDDLNVPAALAVVHEHLRAGNTALASGDDVAVRAELVSVRAMLDVLGLDPASPQWAAGTTDDRHAAALDALVRAELDARAAARAARDWATADAIRDRLAAAGVAVEDSATGARWSLAARPTTEDED
- the pstA gene encoding phosphate ABC transporter permease PstA, with the translated sequence MTATTPAAPAGPAADGSATLRELLQTTDRRRRRTDVVMRVLVTAAFLLAMLPLVSLTWTVVSRGIGRMNADFLLYSMRGVYGGMDAGGIYHAIVGTLLITLFATLISVPIGLLAAIYLVEYGRGALARLITFLVDVMTGIPSIVAGLFAYALFALIFGPGVRMGLVGSVALSVLMIPVVIRSSEEMLRLVPNELREASLALGVPRWLTIIKVVLRTSVAGLTTGVMLAIARVIGETAPLLLTVGVVDSINTNLFDGRMMTLPVYVYRQYAQGLVPCSADDLACVPDITLQRAWAAALTLFLIVMLLNLVGRLVNRWFAPKAR
- the pstC gene encoding phosphate ABC transporter permease subunit PstC, with translation MTSTQPRTGTPRPDTDPAAAAARRGRNRPADRGGSRVFRWLATGAGVLILVILAAVAVFLVQRAWPALSADPADLADTVSWFPEDTSLLGFVGPLVFGSLLAAALALLLATPVAIGIALFISHYAPRRLATALGYVVDLLAAIPSVVYGLWGGLVLSPLVQPLWAFLGEYLGWIPFFAGAVSPTGRVMMTVGVVLAVMILPIITAICREVFLQTPRLHEEAALALGATQWEMVRMAVLPFARSGIVSAAMLGLGRALGETMAVLMILSPGFLYSFQLLAAGQQQTIAANIAAQFPEANQTGVATLIATGLALFVITLAVNMAARAIVARRKDFSGAN
- the ispF gene encoding 2-C-methyl-D-erythritol 2,4-cyclodiphosphate synthase, with protein sequence MSGLPRTGVGVDVHGYDPDPAPGAVLHLAGLAWPGERPLAGHSDADVAAHAAADALLSAAAVGDLGSVFGTSRPEWAGAAGTSLLAEAARLVREAGFEIGNVAVQVIGTRPRLGPRRAEAEAVLSAAAGAPVSVSATTTDGLGLTGRGEGVAAIATALVAPRA